From one Trifolium pratense cultivar HEN17-A07 linkage group LG1, ARS_RC_1.1, whole genome shotgun sequence genomic stretch:
- the LOC123910363 gene encoding rust resistance kinase Lr10-like: MTRAHSTLIKLLILLNLLHINSSSDHDQCTTESSFCGPYEPIVQFPFQLVKDEPSQDQCLYPEFCLYCTPNNKTMILLSTNLGPIKFLVTQIDYEPQNIIYISDPDNCFPKMFLELKLNRSSFLPYYRFYAESKTTLSFFNCSSVKKPHLRNTDQIFGESQNMITCPIYATDSEDSVLTMDLVSCTKMFEVNATINANRLSMNFLMLSWPKPNCAICEAKGMKCRWNKNSTKGDIECYDCNDKRKTIHIPKSLIFSAIGSIILGLVIIAITKIYLHFKGKKEDQVRIDKFLEDYKAQKPARFSYADIKRITDGFKEKLGEGAHGTVFKGKLSSEILVAVKVLNNTQGDGKEFITEVEIMGKIHHINVVRLLGFCADGIHRALVYNLFPKGSLQSFIFPPDNKDHFMGWEKLQQINLGIAKGIEYLHEGCSHPILHFDINPHNVLLDDTFTPKISDFGLAKLCAKNVSMVSMTAARGTMGYIAPEVLSRNFGNVSLKSDIYSYGMLLLEMVGGRKNVDSSSAETTHVLYPEWIHNLLEGDIHIHIDDEGEVKIAKKLAIVGLWCIQWQPMNRPSIKTVIQMLETGDDNRLSIPPNPFHSTTSTATSEGSLARRPFQMEVIKE; the protein is encoded by the exons ATGACAAGAGCACATAGCACTTTGATTAAGCTACTTATTCTTCTTAATCTCCTGCATATAAATAGCAGCAGCGATCATGACCAGTGTACAACAGAATCATCATTTTGTGGACCTTACGAACCAATTGTTCAATTTCCCTTCCAACTCGTTAAGGACGAACCATCACAAGATCAATGTCTTTATCCTGAGTTTTGCCTATATTGTACTCCAAATAACAAAACCATGATTTTGCTCTCTACCAATTTAGGTCCAATCAAATTCCTTGTTACTCAAATTGATTACGAACCACAGAATATTATTTACATTTCTGATCCGGACAATTGCTTTCCAAAAATGTTTCTCGAACTGAAACTTAACCGTTCATCCTTTCTACCTTATTACCGATTTTATGCAGAATCGAAAACAACATTATCCTTTTTCAATTGCTCTTCAGTTAAGAAACCACACCTGAGAAACACGGATCAGATATTTGGTGAGTCACAAAATATGATCACTTGTCCAATTTACGCTACTGATTCCGAGGACAGTGTACTCACAATGGACCTTGTATCGTGTACCAAGATGTTTGAAGTCAATGCTACTATAAATGCAAATCGCCTGTCGATGAATTTCCTCATGTTGAGTTGGCCAAAACCAAATTGTGCCATTTGTGAAGCAAAAGGCATGAAATGTAGATGGAACAAGAACAGCACCAAAGGTGACATTGAATGCTATGACTGCAACGACAAACGCAAAACTATCCATATTCCAaaatctctcattttctctGCTATAG GTTCGATTATATTGGGGTTGGTCATCATTGCAATTACTAAGATTTATCTACATTTCAAGGGAAAAAAAGAAGATCAAGTTAGAATTGACAAGTTTTTAGAGGATTATAAAGCACAAAAGCCTGCCAGATTTTCTTATGCTGATATAAAAAGAATCACGGATGGGTTTAAGGAAAAGCTAGGAGAAGGAGCTCATGGAACAGTGTTTAAAGGAAAACTCTCTAGTGAGATTCTAGTGGCTGTGAAGGTGCTCAATAATACACAAGGTGATGGGAAAGAGTTCATCACTGAAGTGGAAATTATGGGCAAAATCCACCACATCAATGTTGTTCGTTTGCTTGGCTTTTGCGCAGACGGAATCCACCGGGCTCTTGTATACAATTTGTTTCCAAAAGGTTCGCTACAAAGCTTCATATTTCCACCGGATAACAAGGACCATTTTATGGGGTGGGAAAAGCTGCAACAAATTAATCTTGGTATAGCAAAAGGAATCGAGTATCTTCATGAGGGTTGTAGTCATCCAATCCTTCACTTTGACATCAATCCTCACAATGTTTTGCTAGATGACACCTTCACACCAAAAATTTCAGATTTTGGTCTCGCCAAATTATGTGCCAAGAATGTTAGTATGGTGTCCATGACAGCTGCTAGGGGAACGATGGGATATATCGCGCCTGAAGTACTATCCCGAAATTTTGGAAATGTTTCTCTTAAATCTGATATTTATAGTTATGGTATGTTGTTGCTTGAAATGGTCGGAGGAAGGAAGAATGTAGACTCGTCATCTGCAGAAACAACTCATGTTTTATATCCAGAATGGATCCATAATTTATTGGAAGGagacatacatatacatattgATGATGAAGGTGAAGTTAAAATTGCCAAGAAACTCGCAATTGTTGGACTTTGGTGTATTCAATGGCAGCCAATGAATCGTCCTTCCATCAAAACGGTCATACAAATGTTGGAAACAGGAGATGATAACCGGTTAAGCATTCCACCTAATCCTTTTCACTCAACCACTTCCACAGCCACTAGTGAAGGCTCTTTGGCAAGAAGACCTTTCCAAATGGAAGTGATTAAGGAATAA
- the LOC123910413 gene encoding wall-associated receptor kinase 2-like, with the protein MKQNTNLRQLCQILMLTIVFASVESFSTSLAGCKNTCGHVKVPFPFGISNSSIPNQGPCFLEEKFELTCENDTKLVWGNLQVSNISIIVGQVEVWFFVSSYCDSKNNYYSTLETDGFSISRKENKFLTVGCDSYGYLNSVYNQETYSTGCLTRCNGNRKRIENGTCSGIGCCQVDIPPMMRNISIQAFDFDNSTERAGCSNSFVVKNGFYNFNVSHLDKFPHTELPLILDWSVGSKNCKSSKGEHDYACKKNSDCIEVKNIGFGYQCKCKKGYEGNPYHPDGCKGNLIHPLRILFLLTISSSRVCKT; encoded by the coding sequence atGAAGCAGAACACAAATCTCAGACAACTATGCCAAATTTTAATGTTAACAATAGTATTTGCATCGGTTGAATCCTTTTCTACATCACTAGCCGGTTGCAAAAACACATGTGGACATGTCAAAGTTCCATTTCCATTTGGAATATCAAATTCATCAATACCAAATCAAGGACCATGTTTCCTAGAGGAAAAATTCGAACTCACTTGTGAAAATGACACAAAATTAGTCTGGGGCAATTTACAAGTTTCCAACATAAGTATCATCGTAGGACAAGTCGAAGTGTGGTTTTTTGTGTCCAGTTATTGCGATagtaaaaataactattattcCACTTTAGAAACTGACGGGTTCAGCATATCGCGCAAAGAAAACAAGTTCTTAACAGTTGGTTGTGATAGTTACGGTTATCTTAACAGCGTTTACAACCAAGAAACATATTCGACTGGTTGCTTAACTAGATGTAACGGTAATCGAAAAAGAATTGAAAACGGAACATGTTCAGGTATTGGTTGCTGTCAAGTTGATATTCCTCCTATGATGAGGAATATAAGTATACAAGCTTTTGATTTTGATAATTCCACAGAACGTGCAGGGTGTAGCAATTCATTCGTTgttaaaaatggattttataattttaatgttTCTCACTTGGATAAATTTCCACATACGGAGCTTCCATTGATTCTTGATTGGAGTGTTGGAAGTAAGAATTGTAAGTCTTCAAAGGGTGAACATGATTATGCTTGCAAGAAGAATAGCGATTGCATTGAAGTCAAGAATATTGGTTTTGGTTACCAATGTAAATGTAAGAAAGGTTATGAAGGAAACCCGTATCATCCAGATGGCTGCAAAGGTAATTTAATTCATCCTTTAcgtatattatttttgttgacaatatCATCTTCTAGAGTATGTAAAACCTAA
- the LOC123902862 gene encoding 2-oxoglutarate-dependent dioxygenase 19-like, producing the protein MTSFVSKTHNFQHEFEVAPIYSNASPNEALRDHHHSDAYLACDDEIPTIDYSLLLSHDTYQRSNALELLGQACEEYGFFYLVKHTIPDDALKNVLKGVSNYFDPTTIDERRIYSKKGSSDKIRWGLTTNAGENREFLKVIAHPQDQVPSNPSIISKIVEEYNNEMRKIVAELAKAMSKNLGFDENYIENAFNMNLGFDVVNVNVYPPNSKAKGDIGLSNHTDPGFVITLMQDVNGGLQILSHKGKWISVYIPHHAILIQLGDHLEILTNGKYKSHVHRVIVNNNKVQRISVVTLHGPPLDKFIVPATEFVDDENPQNYNGMTYKESLKANGNNEIDVKSSLDQIKLV; encoded by the exons ATGACATCATTTGTATCCAAAACACACAATTTCCAACATGAATTTGAAGTTGCTCCAATTTATTCCAATGCTTCACCTAATGAGGCATTAAGAGATCATCACCATAGTGATGCTTATTTAGCTTGTGATGATGAAATACCCACAATTGATTACTCTCTATTATTATCTCATGACACTTATCAAAGATCTAATGCCCTTGAATTGCTTGGCCAGGCATGTGAGGAATATGGCTTCTTCTAT CTGGTAAAACATACCATACCAGATGATGCCCTAAAAAATGTTTTGAAAGGAGTTTCTAATTACTTTGATCCAACAACAATTGATGAGAGAAGAATCTACAGTAAAAAGGGTTCATCAGATAAAATTCGATGGGGCCTAACTACTAATGCTGGGGAAAATAGGGAATTTCTCAAAGTTATTGCACATCCTCAAGATCAAGTTCCTTCCAACCCATCAATAATCAG CAAAATTGTAGAAGAATATAACAATGAAATGAGAAAGATTGTAGCTGAATTAGCAAAGGCAATGTCAAAAAATTTGGGGTTTGAtgaaaactatatagagaaCGCATTCAACATGAATTTAGGGTTTGATGTAGTGAATGTGAATGTTTATCCACCTAATTCTAAAGCTAAGGGTGATATTGGTCTCTCCAACCACACTGATCCTGGTTTTGTGATCACACTAATGCAAGATGTAAATGGGGGTCTCCAAATTCTATCACATAAAGGAAAGTGGATTAGTGTTTATATTCCTCATCATGCTATACTCATTCAACTTGGTGATCATCTTGAG ATTTTGACCAATGGGAAATATAAGAGTCATGTCCATCGAGTTATTGTTAACAACAACAAGGTGCAAAGGATCTCTGTTGTTACCCTTCATGGACCTCCTCTAGACAAATTTATTGTCCCAGCTACAGAATTTGTTGATGATGAAAATCCACAGAATTACAATGGAATGACCTATAAAGAATCATTGAAAGCAAATGGGAACAATGAAATCGATGTAAAATCATCACTTGATCAAATTAAGTTAGtgtaa
- the LOC123902861 gene encoding 2-oxoglutarate-dependent dioxygenase 19-like: MAEIMTSFVSKTHNFQPEFEAAPIYSNASPNEALGDHHHSDAYLACDDEIPTIDYSLLLSHDTYQRSIALELLGQACEEYGFFYLVNHTIQDDALKNVFKGVSNYFDPTTIDERRIYSKKGSSDKIRWGLTANDGENREYLKVIAHPQDEAASSKPTISLSKIVEEYNKEMRKIVAGLAKAVSTNLGFDENYIENAFNMNSGFDVMAMNLYPPNTKAKGAVGLPNHTDPGFVVTLMQDVNGGLQILTHKGKWINVYIPHHAILIQLGDHLEILTNGKYKSHVHRVIVNNNKVQRISIVTLHGPSLDKFIVPATEFVDDENPQNYIGMTYKESLEANGGNEIDVQSSLDQIKLV, translated from the exons ATGGCAGAAATAATGACATCATTTGTATCCAAAACACACAATTTCCAACCTGAATTTGAAGCTGCGCCAATTTATTCCAATGCTTCACCAAATGAGGCATTAGGAGATCATCACCATAGTGATGCTTATTTAGCTTGTGATGATGAAATACCCACAATTGATTACTCTCTATTATTATCTCATGACACTTATCAAAGATCTATTGCCCTTGAATTGCTTGGCCAGGCATGTGAGGAATATGGCTTCTTCTAT CTGGTAAACCATACCATACAAGATGATGCActcaaaaatgtttttaaaggAGTTTCTAATTACTTTGATCCAACAACAATTGATGAGAGAAGAATCTACAGTAAAAAGGGTTCATCAGATAAAATCCGATGGGGCCTAACTGCTAATGATGGGGAAAATAGAGAATATCTCAAAGTTATTGCACATCCTCAAGATGAAGCTGCTTCTTCCAAGCCAACAATAAGTCTCAG CAAAATTGTAGAAGAATATAACAAAGAAATGAGAAAAATTGTAGCTGGATTAGCAAAAGCAGTGTCAACAAATTTAGGGTTTGAtgaaaactatatagagaaCGCATTCAACATGAATTCAGGGTTTGATGTTATGGCCATGAATCTTTATCCACCTAATACTAAAGCTAAGGGTGCTGTTGGTCTCCCCAATCACACTGATCCTGGTTTTGTGGTCACACTAATGCAAGATGTAAATGGGGGTCTTCAAATTCTAACACATAAAGGAAAGTGGATTAATGTTTATATTCCTCATCATGCTATACTCATCCAGCTTGGTGATCATCTTGAG ATCTTGACCAATGGCAAATATAAGAGTCATGTTCACCGAGTTATTGTTAACAACAACAAAGTGCAAAGGATCTCTATTGTTACTCTTCATGGACCTTCTCTAGACAAATTTATTGTCCCAGCTACAGAATTTGTTGATGATGAAAATCCACAAAATTACATTGGAATGACCTATAAAGAATCCTTGGAAGCAAATGGGGGCAATGAGATCGATGTACAGTCATCACTTGATCAAATTAAGCTAGtgtaa